The Brumimicrobium sp. genomic interval AACACAAAATAAGTTGTAGCATCTCCAACTTGAGGTGCATTCGTTTGTGTGAAAGGCGCTTGGGCCATTAAAGAAGTCCCTACTAAGAAAGTAGAAACAGCAAGTAAAATTCTTTTCATAAGTTAAATTTTTGTTTTTATATAAATCAAATATAGGTATTAATCTAGAAAATTAACAAAATACTAGATTATTTTTGAAATAATTAAAAATAATCTACTCCTCTTCTATCATTACTAAGCGAAAACCTACATTTGGATATGCTTGTTTATCGTAAGTTTTCACACTTCTATTTTGAATATCTCCTCCAAAATCCATCCAAGAACCACCGATCACCTCGTTTCCCTCATTTAGCATTTCAGCAACATTTCCATTCATGTTGTATAAACCCCAGACACTTGGAAAATATGAGACAGCAGGTGCTATTATATCCATACTTCCTCCCTTTTCATACTGTGTTTCACTCGATAAAATCGGTTTGCCATCTTCTCCTCTTATGATATTTTCATCTGGAACTCTAACGAAATTAGCTAAAAATTGCCCTTGACTATTTCTGAGAAAATTGCCTTGCCAAGCATAGTGACTCCCTTCTTTTCCTCCATTTGCAGCATAAATCCATTCTTCTTTGGTTGGTAAACGAAAAGTTATGTTCTGATTCTCTGATATTTCTCGGTTTCTTTCAGTGAGCCAAATAGCATAAGCTTGTGCAGCCTCATACGTTATATTCACTACAGGATATTCCTTATAGATATTCAACATATAGTGGCTGCCTTTGGTAAAATAATCTCCCCACTTAGTTGAGTCAGGATAATACGTATGGTATTCATCGATACGATTATGTTGCTTTAAATAAGCAAGAAACTCTTTATAATCAAAATTGGTTACAACTCGGGTTCCTAATTTATATGTTCTTAGTGTTTTACTTTTTCCGTCAATTTCAATTGTTCCAGCTGGAATGGTTGAAAAGATTTTAGAAAGACGTTTTTCAGTTTGTTTAACCGTTTCCTTTTTTATAGGTGTTTCCGGGTTGGAAGGGAAGAGAAAGAAAGAGCTTCCAATAAGTATAAGTAATAAAGTTTTCATAGAAAAATAGATATAATACTATAAAGATAGAAAAAATACGTTAGATTCCGTTCGCTTCGGAATATCAATCACCATTACTGTAAGGAGATTAGATTCCGTTCGCTGCGCTCCGGAATGACACTTAAGCCTTAAATAAAGAGGGAGAGGGGGCGGCTTCGCCGCCCCCTCTCCCTCTAACTACCTTGACGGTTGTCATTCCGGAGCGCAGCGAACGGAATCTGTTATTCATCCATGATTATCCTTTGTAGCATACGCGAAGCGAACGGAATCTGTTATTCTCCCATGCTTATCCTTTGTGGCATACGCGAAGCGAGCGGAATCCATTCTTTTATCAATGCTTTCGTATAGAATACATTTCCACAACGAAAACGTCATATAGATAGAAATTATAATTTAATCTTCATTGCAAAATCACCTATTTCTAGCTGATTAAATAGTGTCGAATGCTGACAGCCTCGGTATTATCTAATAAAAGAATACTGTTTTATTCTGTTAATCAAAGATTCTGATA includes:
- a CDS encoding formylglycine-generating enzyme family protein, giving the protein MKTLLLILIGSSFFLFPSNPETPIKKETVKQTEKRLSKIFSTIPAGTIEIDGKSKTLRTYKLGTRVVTNFDYKEFLAYLKQHNRIDEYHTYYPDSTKWGDYFTKGSHYMLNIYKEYPVVNITYEAAQAYAIWLTERNREISENQNITFRLPTKEEWIYAANGGKEGSHYAWQGNFLRNSQGQFLANFVRVPDENIIRGEDGKPILSSETQYEKGGSMDIIAPAVSYFPSVWGLYNMNGNVAEMLNEGNEVIGGSWMDFGGDIQNRSVKTYDKQAYPNVGFRLVMIEEE